The proteins below come from a single Acidovorax sp. NCPPB 4044 genomic window:
- a CDS encoding NADPH:quinone oxidoreductase family protein: protein MHAWLCTQPTGVDNLAWTELPTPEPKRGEVLIEIRAASLNFPDLLIVQNKYQMKPELPFVPGSEYAGVVQSVGEGVTHLRPGQNVACLTGTGGFGTHAVAPAALCMPLPDGFSHVDAAAFIMIYATSHHALVDRAQLRAGETVLVLGAAGGVGTAAIQIAKKVGARVIAAASSEEKCALCLSTGADAVIDYSAQNLREAIKGLTDGKGPDVIYDPVGGDYTEQAFRSIAWRGRYLVVGFAAGPIPALPLNLALLKGASIVGVFWGEFSRREPKANAAMMAELAGWYAEGAVKPVIDRTMPMAQIHAAYERMASRGVMGKLVLVN from the coding sequence ATGCATGCATGGCTTTGCACCCAGCCCACGGGCGTGGACAACCTCGCCTGGACCGAGCTGCCGACACCTGAGCCGAAGCGCGGCGAAGTGCTGATCGAGATTCGCGCCGCGAGCCTGAACTTTCCCGATCTGCTCATCGTGCAGAACAAATACCAGATGAAGCCCGAGCTGCCGTTCGTGCCCGGCTCCGAATATGCCGGAGTGGTGCAGTCCGTGGGGGAAGGGGTCACGCATCTGCGCCCGGGCCAGAACGTGGCCTGCCTCACCGGCACAGGCGGCTTCGGCACCCATGCCGTTGCGCCCGCAGCGCTCTGCATGCCGCTGCCGGACGGGTTCTCGCATGTGGACGCGGCCGCATTCATCATGATCTACGCCACATCGCACCATGCGCTGGTGGACCGCGCCCAGCTGCGCGCAGGCGAGACGGTCCTGGTGCTCGGGGCGGCAGGGGGCGTGGGCACCGCGGCGATCCAGATCGCGAAGAAGGTCGGCGCGCGCGTGATCGCCGCTGCGTCCTCCGAAGAAAAATGCGCCCTCTGCCTCTCGACGGGCGCCGATGCCGTGATCGACTACAGCGCCCAGAATCTGCGAGAAGCCATCAAGGGGCTGACCGACGGCAAGGGCCCCGATGTCATCTACGACCCGGTCGGCGGCGATTACACCGAGCAGGCATTCCGCTCCATCGCCTGGCGCGGCCGCTACCTCGTGGTGGGCTTCGCGGCGGGCCCGATCCCGGCCCTCCCGCTGAACCTGGCCCTGCTCAAGGGCGCCTCGATCGTCGGCGTGTTCTGGGGCGAATTCTCCCGGCGCGAACCGAAGGCCAACGCCGCCATGATGGCCGAGCTGGCCGGCTGGTATGCCGAAGGCGCGGTCAAGCCGGTGATCGACCGCACCATGCCGATGGCGCAGATCCATGCGGCCTACGAACGCATGGCATCGCGCGGGGTGATGGGCAAGCTGGTGCTGGTGAACTGA
- the surE gene encoding 5'/3'-nucleotidase SurE, translated as MKILLSNDDGYQAPGIVALHEALRGIPGVDVDVVAPEHNNSAKSNALTLHSPLYVHQASNGFRYVNGTPADCVHIALTGLLGYRPDLVVSGINNGANMGDDTIYSGTVGAAMEGYLFGVPAIAFSQVDKGWGEIESAARKAREMVEQMHSQHLVGEVPWLLNVNIPNLPFAQLRPVKVCRLGRRHAAERVIEQESPRGERMYWIGGAGAAKDDTEGTDFHATALGHVALTPLKVDLTDHEGLPYWADTASRLAPESVGTADSRPEAAGAL; from the coding sequence ATGAAGATCCTCCTTTCCAATGATGACGGCTACCAGGCGCCCGGTATCGTGGCGCTCCACGAGGCGCTGCGGGGCATACCCGGCGTCGATGTCGACGTGGTGGCGCCCGAGCACAACAACAGCGCCAAGTCCAACGCGCTGACGCTGCACTCGCCGCTGTATGTCCACCAGGCCTCCAACGGATTCCGGTATGTGAACGGCACCCCGGCCGATTGCGTCCATATCGCCCTGACCGGATTGCTGGGCTATCGGCCCGATCTGGTGGTGTCGGGCATCAACAACGGCGCGAACATGGGCGACGACACCATCTATTCCGGAACCGTGGGCGCCGCCATGGAGGGATACCTCTTCGGCGTGCCTGCCATCGCGTTCTCTCAGGTGGACAAGGGCTGGGGAGAGATCGAATCCGCCGCGCGCAAGGCACGCGAGATGGTCGAGCAGATGCATTCGCAGCATCTCGTGGGCGAGGTCCCGTGGCTGCTCAACGTGAACATTCCCAATTTGCCTTTCGCGCAGCTTCGGCCGGTGAAGGTCTGCCGGCTGGGCCGCCGGCATGCCGCCGAGCGCGTGATCGAGCAGGAAAGCCCGCGCGGCGAACGCATGTACTGGATCGGAGGGGCCGGCGCGGCGAAGGACGACACCGAAGGCACGGACTTCCACGCCACGGCGCTGGGGCACGTGGCGCTCACGCCGCTCAAGGTGGATCTGACCGATCACGAAGGATTGCCTTACTGGGCGGACACTGCCAGCCGGCTGGCACCGGAATCCGTGGGCACCGCCGACAGCCGCCCCGAGGCTGCTGGAGCGCTCTGA